cgaACTCCACATTATTTACGAATTCTAGAAACAACACTCCAAATACTCAACACATTCAGGGGATTCATTCATACCTTCGCGAGAGGTGCAAGACAATTGGTAGTACAACTAGCGTTGGAGACGATATCTATCGTCGGCTTGTAAGTTTTTTCGTTAACACCAACGACATACATAGGTGCATCAGCTGATGGAGCTGAGATTACAACTTTCTTAGCACCACCCTGCAGTGCATAGTTACAAATTGTCAACTTGGGGTTCAAAACATCAAAGCAAAAGAGATAAGCAGGAAATAAAACAGGAGAGAGATTAACGTATCAACAATCAAAAACAACCTTCAAGTGTGCTGAAGCCTTCTCTTTTGTAGTGAAAACTCCTGAGGACTCTACAACATATTCAGCCCCATAATCACCCCAAGGAATCTCTGCAGGGTTCCTGAGCACAAAAAATCACAAGAATCAATCTCTAGTGGAGTTTAGTTGCCATAGAATCAACCAAAAGCATACAAAATGATATCATAAGAATTTTACAggtcaaaatattttagagaaGCAAATATTCAGTTAATACCTTTTGCTTGCAACTTTGATCTGCTTCCCATTAACTTCCAAGGTTGAATCACTGAGAACCTTGATGGTTCCATTGAAAATACCATGAGTAGAATCGTATTTGAGCATGTAAGCCTGGATAACAAAATCCAAATGGATCATTAACTAAACCAATGCACACTATGTTCACAGAATCCAAATGGTTCATTGACTAAACTTATGCATACCATGTACTTAGCGTCAACAAATGGATCATTAACTGCTACAACATCAACATCATCTCTGGAGGTTGCAATTCGTAATACCAGTCTTCCAATTCGACCAAAACCTGTATAGTGAGTCATCATAAATTTCTCTTTGTCCCATGAACATTATTGGAAAGGAACCACAGCATTAGAACTATATCACAAATTTCTCTTTGTCCCATTCTAGAGTATATTTTGCTTCATTCTCATACGCAGTAATGTTGTTCACTaatcttattcttcttctttgtctattttcttctattaaGTTATTTGTCATTAAGTGAGAAAGTAAGCCTTCGAAATCTTATAGAAGATGTTTCTACTAAACCACGAaactgttaggaatcacggatccctacattggtatgatattgtccactttgagcataagctctcatggcttggttttttgtttctccaaaaggcctcattccttataaactcatgatcattcctttaattagtcaatgaactccctcccaacaatcctcaacaacaactacaatgAAAGAAAGTTCTTACCATTGATTCCAATCTTGGTCTTCCCACTTCTCGGAGTTTCTGAACATAAACCAGCAGGGGGGAGGAACAATAATCAAATAGTCAGAAACTGACAAATTGAAACTATCAACGTTTCTTGgagggaaaaaagaagaataaaaaattactttgGATCGTCGGAGGTGCCTCAGTGGCCGTAGCTTTGATGGGTTGAACGGTGCGATTTTTAGATGTCCTGCCATTCACGTTTTAACATTCCCGAAACAAATTAGCTACGAAATCAGATCATCCAATACGGAAACGTAAGCAATCCATTCAAATGAATACAGTATTTGAAAAACACATTCGATGAAGGCCGGGCTTCACCTTAACTGTAAAGAAGACGCCCCACTCGAGATAGTAGTTCCGACAATGGCAGATTGAAGCTTCAAAGAGCGCCCGACGCATGAAGCCTGCAGATACAAGCAAAAGATGCAGTAAACCACTATCAGTCCGTCACTAAATAGAAGCATGGAAAAAAGTAATGATCCGTCAAAGAAAACCAACCTTCCGGCAATCGGACGGCGAGAAGTCAGAACGAGACGCTTGGATCAGAGAAGAGGAAACAGCAGATCCAGCGAAGGAGGATGAGAAGGCCATCGTTGTATAGCTTCTTCGCTGATCTAAGAAGAAATGACAACGAGAACGAAAAAGGACACGCTCCCAAAACGAACAACCCTCGCAGAGAAACGGAAGCGGGATGACGGATTTCCAAAAGTCTGCGGCCTTTATTGTTTTAATAGCGCGATGGCGTTACTATTGATGTGGTAGGTGGCGAGACGGCGGCGTATTGCCGGTGCCGGTCACCGGAACCGAGTAATAGGATGCCACGTCGGATAATAGtgatttgtttaataaatatcattttttttattttggtgaTGGGACCGCGGCCTAAAGCGAAAGCTAGGGTGGTCGTTTTCGAGCCCGACGGCGACCCGCCATTTGGCGGTTGGTTCGTTGAAATGGGTGGGTGGGTTCGGAAACCACCCCATGCAAACGACATAAAATGCAACGATATTAACAATCAGTATTAAATCTCAATTTAGTCTCTAATCTTTCAACTTTACTCTATTTTGCAAGCGAAACGCTGGCCCCGAAAgcagtggattgtgagatctcacatcatcgattaaaaaaaggaacgagtatcagcgaggatgttgagcCCGAAAGAGTGGATTGTGTGAAATCCCaaattgattggagaggagaacaagtgagaacaagtgccagcgaaaATGTTGGTCCTggaggaggtggattgtgatatcggttggagaggggaacgagtgttgGGCCcaaaaggagggtggattatgacatcgattggagaggggaacgagtgctagctcAAGAACGCTaaaccccaaagggggtggattggacctcgaagaggggtagattgtgacatcgattggagaggggaacgagtgctagtgaggatgctgaactccaaaggaggtggattcaGCCTCGAatccaaaagggggtggattcaGCCtcgaagagaggtggattgtgacatcgattggagagggaaacgagtgccagagAAGACGTTAGGCCccaaaagaggaaaataaaatgttctttgtaagggtgctCGTTTTAACACATTAGTATAAGCATTCCTCGTAAAAACGTGAAAATACATAGGAAAATGGGAGATTGATGCACAAATTTATTACAACTCTTAGAACAGTTGTTACCCCTACGGTCTGTTCCCAGCCGGCAAGGGAATGTCAAATGCAGAGAGACATAACGCTACCACTTTTACAACAAAAACTCTTATTTCTACACCAATATATTTCTCTATTACACATTGCAATTCAAGCATTCAGCTGCAACggggaggagaaaaaaattaaatggaatgATCCATCACCTACACGGCGACAGGTACCGCCTCATCGAGAGCAAGGACACCGGGTAGCTCTTTGCCTTCCAACAACTCCAAACTGGCACCCCCACCAGTCGAAATGTGGCTCATAACGCTCGCAACTCCCACCTTCTCCACAGCTGCAACCGAGTCTCCACCTCCGATGATGGTCGTCACCCCCTTCCCGCTGAGCTCTGCAAGTTTCTTAGCAATCGACTGCAACCAAGCGCATATTTCGACCACATAAACACATCAGCTATACATACTGTACACACGTTCAACTACATCGGTTTTTACGTCTCTATCATGTGATACTTCGATGAACCAAACAAATCAAGCACCTCAGAGTACCATTAACATTCAAGATCTCAACTCCAGCAATATAACAGATACATAAAGGTCAGTCAACAATAGGGGAAGGCGTGTTTGATAACATGAACGTTAGAAACGTTACGACACGCTCCTTGGTTAAGTCAGTACGATAATGACATCAATGTAAAGAGCATTTTAATCACCATGGAGAAGTTTTTCATTACCTCTGTTCCGACAGCAAACTTGTCGAATTCGAACACTCCCATTGGTCCATTCCAGATGATAGTTTGGGTAGTGTCCAAAGCATCATTGAATGTCTTTACGGAATCTGGTCCAATGTCCAGCCCCATCCATCCATCAGGGATAGCAGATGCTGGGACAATCTGCAAGGTAAGAATCAAGTTTTTTATTTCCCTATTCCGTAGAGCGttttaaaagtttcgaaaaGACTGGAAAACGAAGCCACTATTCGAATCAATCCATAAAAATTCAGAAGCTTGTGTTTCTATAGCCCTGTATTGATCTGAGAAATGGATCTAAGAACAAGATTTACAAACAAACCTTGCTGTTTGCATCTGGAGCAAACTTATCGGCAATGACGACGTCGGTCGGTAACAAAAGGGATACTCCTTTCGCCTTCGCCTTCGCGAGGAGGGAGGTTGCTAGTTCAAGCTTATCCTCTTCCACCAAAGATGAACCGACGGGAAGTCCCTGTGCCTTGTAGAATGTAAAGATCATTCCACCACCAAGGAGTAGGATGTCACACTTCTCTAGAAGTGATTCGATCACTCCAATTTTTGAAGAGACCTTCGAACCACCAACAATAGCAGCAAATGGCCTCTTGGGGCTCGACACGGCCCCTACTAGATAGTCGAGTTCCTAAAACGATTACCCACATGGTTAAAAATCATTACACATAGGAAAAGAATAACATGACGAAGATCAGGCCACTCATAATCTGAGACAAGTTACCAGTTACATTCAAGATCAGTGAAAACGAAAATAGTATCTAATGTGTAGTATAACAAGCGGGTTCGTGTCCATTAAAGGATCAAACCTTTTGCAAGAGGAAACCAGCTACAGAAGGCTTCAAAAACTTGGTGACTCCCTCGGTCGACGCATGAGCTCTATGGGCAGTTCCAAATGCATCGTTTACAAAAAGATCAGCTAGAGAAGCAAGCTTCTTCGCAAACTcgggttcatttttctcttcttccttgtAGAATCTCACATTCTCAAGGAGAAGGACACCACCTTCTGGTAGGGAAGCAACCAATTTTTCAACCTCAGGACCAATGCAGTCATCAGCCTTCACAACCTGGTTGAACACAAGAAACAGAACATGTTTAAAGGTGATAATTAAcaataatagaaaaagaagcCCTTGTTTCATATCGTGGGTACCTGAATGCCAAGGAGTTCAGAAAGCCTAGGCACAAGAGGTGCCAAGCTGAATTTTGGAGTCACTCCTTTTGGTCGTccctgaaaattttgattgtttaaGAACAGATAACACAAGCTTGTGCAGCATAAACAGTGTACTTTCAAGAGTTTTTGTTagtgaaaagaagaatttgaaccCGGATTTCAAGTTTCCATGGATGGCTAATCAAGAACATAAAAACCCAATTGCCATTACATGCAATGTACCATCACAGCTAACATCCCTTAACCTTTTCTCTACAAATTCCATTAACTAATCACTAACCCATCAATCAATTCAAACAGCTTTACAGCTACGAATCAATTTCCAGatacaacaaaacaaagagtACACTCACCAGATGGCTGGAGAGAATGACTTTAGCTCCCTTCTCCGTCAAATGCTTGATTGTAGGAATAGCAGCTCTGATCCTAGTGTCATCAGTAATATTCTGATTCTCATCCAAGGGCACATTCAGATCAGCCCTCACGAACACTTTCTTCCCCTTCAAATCCGATGCAGTCAAATCCCCAACGCTCTTCTTAGCCATGGACACCACGCCCCTCGAAGCCTTGCCCCGAAACGACCGAATCTTGGAGGCGACATGGAGGGAGAAAAGTGGGTCGGAGGCGGCAAAGCCAAGGCGCTGAATGGGGGCGCTGCGGAGGCGGATTGAGGAGGAGGAAGTGGCGGTGGGGGAAAACTGAAGAAGGGCGGAGCGGGTTGAAGAAGTGGAAGAGGATGTGGTGGGAAGGAGATGGAAAGTGGCAGGGGAAGCTGCAGACGCCATTGATGATGCAGAGGAGAAATGAAGTGGGTGCTGTGAGTGAGAAACAGAGAAGGGCGGGATTTGGCGATTTGGGAGAGTAGTTTTATGTGGAAGAAATTGGAAGGCGATTATGATTTGTGGAGGGAGAAAGAGATTGGGACAGGAAGAACAGTGAGAACGAATGGGTATTAATCAATTTGTGGTTTTGATCACAGATTTCTCTTATCGCTGAGATAAGGTTGACGATCCATGATTTCTAGATTGTGTGATGCCTTCAAGTTTTTGTGTCCACTCCATCGGAATAATCAtcggtttataatcaattcatactctcttcattgttataaactcatgagattatgtttaaagtggacaatatcataccattgagGAGactcgtgattcctaacatggtatcagagtcatgcccttaacttaactatgtcaatagaatcctcaaatatcgaacaaaatggttgtgagtctcgaaagtgtagtcaaaagtgactcaagtgttgaacaaagggtgtactttgttcctttgttcgaggactttcgagaaggagtcgagcctcgattaaggggaggctgttcgagggctccatagatCTCACGgaaggctctatagtgtactttgttcaaggggaggatgtaatgaatacatcttcattggcatgagaccttttgagaaagcctaaagcaaaaccatgagagcttatgttcgaagtggacaatatcatagtggagagtcgtgttggACCTGTGACAAAttcattcttaaatttattatttccgttcttaaaatttaattttggttcttAAAAGgttacaaaatcaattttagttttgaattttttacataaaaacaatcatttttcattatttatttattaaatacacttttagaaacaaacaaaatttacctttaattataaaattaaatgcataatctataattaatttactaaaatgatagtttaaaaatatttatgtcaGTGgcaatattgtaattttataaaaaaaaaattagagttattttttaaaaaaggaaaagttgatttttttttttaccacagCATACT
The Cucurbita pepo subsp. pepo cultivar mu-cu-16 chromosome LG16, ASM280686v2, whole genome shotgun sequence genome window above contains:
- the LOC111777887 gene encoding glyceraldehyde-3-phosphate dehydrogenase GAPCP1, chloroplastic-like isoform X2, whose amino-acid sequence is MAFSSSFAGSAVSSSLIQASRSDFSPSDCRKLQSAIVGTTISSGASSLQLRTSKNRTVQPIKATATEAPPTIQKTPRSGKTKIGINGFGRIGRLVLRIATSRDDVDVVAVNDPFVDAKYMAYMLKYDSTHGIFNGTIKVLSDSTLEVNGKQIKVASKRNPAEIPWGDYGAEYVVESSGVFTTKEKASAHLKGGAKKVVISAPSADAPMYVVGVNEKTYKPTIDIVSNASCTTNCLAPLAKVVHEEFGIVEGLMTTVHATTATQKTVDGPSMKDWRGGRGAAQNIIPSSTGAAKAVGKVLPELNGKLTGMAFRVPAPNVSVVDLTCRLEKSASYEDVKAAVKYASEGPLKGILGYTDEDVVSTDFLGDSRSSIFDGKAGIGLSASFVKLVTWYDNEWGYSTRVLDLIEHMALVSA
- the LOC111777887 gene encoding glyceraldehyde-3-phosphate dehydrogenase GAPCP2, chloroplastic-like isoform X1 → MAFSSSFAGSAVSSSLIQASRSDFSPSDCRKASCVGRSLKLQSAIVGTTISSGASSLQLRTSKNRTVQPIKATATEAPPTIQKTPRSGKTKIGINGFGRIGRLVLRIATSRDDVDVVAVNDPFVDAKYMAYMLKYDSTHGIFNGTIKVLSDSTLEVNGKQIKVASKRNPAEIPWGDYGAEYVVESSGVFTTKEKASAHLKGGAKKVVISAPSADAPMYVVGVNEKTYKPTIDIVSNASCTTNCLAPLAKVVHEEFGIVEGLMTTVHATTATQKTVDGPSMKDWRGGRGAAQNIIPSSTGAAKAVGKVLPELNGKLTGMAFRVPAPNVSVVDLTCRLEKSASYEDVKAAVKYASEGPLKGILGYTDEDVVSTDFLGDSRSSIFDGKAGIGLSASFVKLVTWYDNEWGYSTRVLDLIEHMALVSA
- the LOC111777476 gene encoding phosphoglycerate kinase, chloroplastic-like codes for the protein MASAASPATFHLLPTTSSSTSSTRSALLQFSPTATSSSSIRLRSAPIQRLGFAASDPLFSLHVASKIRSFRGKASRGVVSMAKKSVGDLTASDLKGKKVFVRADLNVPLDENQNITDDTRIRAAIPTIKHLTEKGAKVILSSHLGRPKGVTPKFSLAPLVPRLSELLGIQVVKADDCIGPEVEKLVASLPEGGVLLLENVRFYKEEEKNEPEFAKKLASLADLFVNDAFGTAHRAHASTEGVTKFLKPSVAGFLLQKELDYLVGAVSSPKRPFAAIVGGSKVSSKIGVIESLLEKCDILLLGGGMIFTFYKAQGLPVGSSLVEEDKLELATSLLAKAKAKGVSLLLPTDVVIADKFAPDANSKIVPASAIPDGWMGLDIGPDSVKTFNDALDTTQTIIWNGPMGVFEFDKFAVGTESIAKKLAELSGKGVTTIIGGGDSVAAVEKVGVASVMSHISTGGGASLELLEGKELPGVLALDEAVPVAV